Below is a window of Frigoribacterium sp. SL97 DNA.
CCGGAGGCGCGGTGACGGCCGGCGGCCTCGTCGCGCGTCGACAGGTGCTCAGGCGCCTGCGCGAGTACGTGATGGTCGTGCTGCTGATCGCGCTGCCCGTGGCCGGCGCCTCGGGGGCGGCGGTGCTCGTCGCGAGCGCGATGCCCACGACCCGGCAGGAGATCACCTCGACGCTGGGCCAGACGGCCGCCCGGGTGCACTGGACCGGCTACGAGACCCGGCAGTCCGTCCGGGGGCTGAACCAGTGGTCGGGCGACGAGGTGACCTACCGCCCGCCGGCCGACGTCGTGCCCGGGGTCGAGCGGACGCTCACCCTGCGCACCCTCTGGACCCGGGTCGGCACGTCCCCTGCCGGCGTCGTGATCGGACCGGTGACCGACCCGGCCTTCGAGGGCCGTTACGTGCTCGAGCGGGGGCGGGCCGCCGAGCGGGGCGACGAGGTGCTCGTCACGCCCGCCCTCGCCCGCGACGACGGGCTCGAGACGGGATCGACCACGACCGTGCACCGCGTCCCCGGCGCCGACGGCCCGCGCGACCTCGAGGTCACGGTCGTCGGCATCATGTCCGAGGTCGGCGGCGGCACGGACGACCGGCAGGTGTTCGCCCGCGACGACCTGGCGGCGGGCCTGCCCGACCCGTCGTCGACGACCTCGGCGTCGTCGACGTCGTCCGAGCAGTACCTCGTGGGCGACGCCGTCGACTGGGACGAGGTGCGCGAGTTGGGGCGCGCGGGATTCGTCGTCTGGTCGGCGGCGGTGGTCGCCGACCCTCCGCCCGAGGGCACCCCCGGGCTCGAGAGCGAGGCGGGTTACGGCAGCACGGGCACCTACGCCGCCCTCGGCGTGGTCTTCGCCGTCTTCGCCGGCGCCGAGGTCGCCCTGCTCGCGGGGGCGGCCTTCGGGGTCGGGGCCCGTCGGCAACGCCGCACCCTGGCCGTGCTCGCCGCGGTCGGGGCCGACCAGCGCACGCTGACCCGGATCGTGACGCGGCAGGGGGTGTGGGTCGGCGTCGTCGCCGCGGTCACCGGTCTCGCCGTGGGCGTCGACCTCGGCATCGGCGTCGTCGCCCTCGCCCGTCGAGCCGGCGTCGACGTGGGCCCGTTCGCCTTCTGGGGCGTCCACGTCCCCGGGGTCGTGGTCGCGGGCATCGGACTCTTCGCCGTCGCCGTGTCGTGGATCGCGGCCGTGGTGCCCGCGCGCCGTGCCGCCCGGGTCGACGTGATGGACTCGCTGCGCGGCGGGACGGCCTCCGGCGCGGTGGACGCCGCGTCGGACCGGGGCCGCGGCCGACGGTCCGCCGTGCTCGCCGGCGTCCTCGTCGTCGGCGGCGTCCTCGCCTGCTTCGGGGCGGGATGGGTCTCGTACGCCACCTCGGTCCCGGTCGGCTCGCGCTGGTGGTGGGCGGCGTTCGTCGGCCTCGCGGTCTCCGCCGTGGCCGCCCTCGTCGGCGTCCTGCTGCTCGTGCCGGCGCTCGTCCGTCGGCTCGGGCGCGCGTCCACGCTCGCACCCATGCCGTTGCGGCTCGCCCTGCGCGACGCCTCCCACGGCGCCGCCCGCACGGCTCCCGCCGTGGCGGCCGTCACCACGGCGGTGTTCGTCGCGGTGTTCGGCGTCTCGATGTCGACCGCGGCCGCACGACAGTCCGAGGACTCCTTCTACCGCCCCTACCCGGCGGGCACCGTGGCGATCTCGTACGACCAGGCGTCCGACCTCCGCGTGCCGGGCGGCTCCCCCGAGGCGGCCTCGCTCGACTCCGCGGCCGTCGCCGCCGTCGCGCGCGGCCTCCCGGTGAGCGACCGTGCCGTGTGGCAGACCCCGGTCCCCAGCGGTTACGACTCGAACGGCGCCCCGGTCGCCGTCGACGCGGTCACGCCGTGGGCCGTGCTGACCGTCCCCGACCGTTGCGACTCGTCGACGGGGCGCCTCGAGGGCCTGTCGTCCCGTGAGGCGCAGCGGATCACCGATGCCGACCCTGCCTGCGACTACCCGCTCGGGTCGTTCACGTCACAGGACAACATCATCGTGACCGACGAGGACGGCCTCGCCGTGACCCTGGGGGCCGCTCCGTCCACGGCCGCCCGCGCCGCGTTCGAGTCGGGCGGCGTCATCGCCTTCGACCCGTCGCTCGTCGTCGACGGCGAGGCCACCATCGGTCTCGCCACCCCGGCCGATGTCGTGGACGGCTTCGACGCCTCGGCCACCCCCTCGACGTCCGTGTCGCTCCCGGCCGTCGTCCAGCGTCCGACGACGCTCAGCACCGGGGCCGTCCTGATGAGCCCCGGCACCGCCGAGCGGCTGGGCTTCGAGCTGACCCAGCGTGCCGTCGTGATGGTCACCGACCGGCAACCGACCGAGGACGAGGCCGCCGGCCTCCGGGCCGCGGTCACCACCGCCACCGACGGCCGGGCGACGGTCGAGACGAGTCCCGTCGATCGGGGCCTCGACCTGGCCCTCGTCCTGGCACTCCTCGCGACGACCCTCGTCTGCGCCGCGGCGGCCGCGGTCGCCTTGGGGCTGGCCCGCGCCGAGGGCCTGAGCGACCAGGTGACCATGCAGGCCGTCGGAGGCACGGACGCCCAGCGACGCGCCATGTCGTTCTGGCAGGGCGTGGTGGTCGTGGGCACGGGTGCCGTGCTGGGCACGATCCTGGGGCTGGTGCCGACGGGGGCCATGGTCTGGGCCTCGGACCTGCCGTTCGCCCCACCGTGGTGGGTGCTCGCCGTCGTGGCCGTCGGGCTTCCCCTCGTCGTCGCCGCCGGCAGTGCCCTGACGAGCCGTCGACCGGCCTCCCTCGTGCGACGACCCGTGCTGGACTGACGAGCGGGCGGGCCGCCGCTAGCGGGTCTCGTCGACGCGACGACGCCGCCCGACGCCGACGCCGACCACGCCGAACGCGACGATCAACAGGGCGGCGAGGGCCACGGGACCCGGCTCCGAACCGGTCCACGCGAGAGCGGCCGAGGAGGCGCGGGCCGGGTCGGCGGCGAGCGGGCGCCCCGGGGCACCCGTCGGGACGACGGCCTCGCCCGGCGAGGAGCCCGGCGTGGGCGACGCCGACCCCGGACCGGCCGGTGCGGCCCCGGGCTCGGCCGGGACGCCGGCCTCGTCACCCGGCACGGGAGCCGGGACCGGGTCGACGGCGAAGAGGACGGCGGTACCGGTCGCCGAGACGACGTCGTCCACGGTCCAGGTGACGGCCGAGACCTGCCAGGCACCGGCGGCGAGGCCGGCGAACGTCGCGCGGAACGTGCCGTCCTGCTCGGCACGGACCGTCGAGGACTCGGCAGCGGCGGGAGCGGCCGCCAAGGCCCGGGCCGTCGCGGGCAGGTCCCCGGCGGGCAGGTCCCCGGCGGGCGGGCTCCCGGCGGGCTCGACGGTGACGGCGACGCGGGCGGAGTCGATCGAAGTGCCCTCGACGACCACGGCCTGCCCCGAGGGCAGACGGTCGCCGTCGGCCGGTGAGGTGACGACCGGGCCGGCCAGCGCCTCCTGCACCTCGACGTCGACGACCGCGCCCGAGCCCGACGACCCGACCACGGAGAACGACAGGGGACCCGTCGGGGTGCCGGGCGAGAGCCGGACGGGCAGCTGGACCCGGCCACGCTGATCGGCGACGGTCGACGTCGAGTCGTCGAACGCGTCGCCCTCGGCCCGGACCGTCTCACCGGGCACGAAGCCGGCGCCCCGCAGGGTGGCCGCCGCGCCCGCCTGCAGCACGCCGTCGGGGGCGACGGCGACCGCCCCGCGTCCCCGGTCTTCGGTCACGGCCGCGAAAGCGTCGACCATGCCGGCCCCGAAGTACTCGGAGGGAGTCTCGCCGCCGGCCTGCCGGGCGAGCAGGTCCCGCAGTTCGGCCGGGGTCGCGCCCGGGTGCACGCTCGCCAGCAGGGCCGCGACCCCGGCGACGTGCGGAGCCGCCATCGAGGTCCCGCTGAGGGCGGCGAACCCGCCACCGGGGACCGTGCTGAGCACGGCGGCCCCGGGGGCCGTCAGGTCCACGACGCCCGCACCGTAGTTCGAGAACCGGGACTTCTCGATCGAGCTGCCGCCCTGCTGGGCCGACGAGACGGTGACGACGCCGTCGACCTCGGCGGGCAGCTGCGAGCACCCCTGCGAGACGTCGCGCCCCGGCTGCGGGGTCGAGTCGTTCGGGCTGAGCGAGTCGGCGGTCTTGTGGGCGAGGTCGACGGCGACGGCACCGACCGTGGCGTTGCCGGCGGCCGCCACGTCGAGGACGCCCTCGTGCTGGGACCAGGCGACCGCCCGCGCGACCGCGTCGAGGGCCGGGGCCTGGTCGGGGTCGGCCGAGCACCAGGCGGCCCACGGGTCGACGAAGAAGCTCGCGTTCGTCACGTCCATCTGCTGCTGCGCCGCCCACATGTAGCCGCAGATCGCGTACTCGGGGTAGATGAAGCCGTCCGCGTCGACGACCTTGACGCTGGCCAGCCGCACGCCCGGCGCGACCCCGACGACACCCCGGCCGTCGTCGGCCGCGGCGATGATGCCCGCCACGTGCGTGCCGTGCTCGCGGGTGCTCGTCGCGGCGTCGGACGACGGCGCCCAGGCGGCGGGGTCGGGGTCGGCGACGCCGTCCACGCTGCAACCCACGGAGGCGGCCGGGTCGACCTGCGAGACGAGGTCGGGGTGCGTCGCGTCGATGCCGCTGTCGAGCACGCCGACCAGCACGGCGGGGGTCCCGGGCTGCACCGCACGCGCCTCGGCGGCGTGGACGGCCTGGTCGTTCCACCGCCGCTCCTCGCCGGGATCGGCGACGTCGGCGACCCGCTCGGCCAGACCGGTCGCCTGCACTCCCGTCGACGGGACGGCAGAGGACTCGGCGTCGCCACCCGCGTCGGCGTCGGGCGTCGCACGGACGGCGGCCGTCCGGGTCGGGCCGGCCGACTCGACGGACGAGGAGGCGCGGACCCGGTCGACGAAACCGGCGGCGGTCGACCGAGCGGTCACCACCCCGATCTCGTCCCACCGGGCGAGGACGGTGCCGCCCGCGGCGACCACCGCGGCCGAGGCCGCCTCGGTCGTGACGGCGCCCGGCACCGCGTTGACGACGTAGTTCATCGCATCGACGGCAGCCGCGGCGGGGGCGGCGGGGGCTGCGGGGGCTGCGGCAGGCGTCGCGCTCGAGGCGGGCGCGGAGAGCTCGGGCACGCCGGCCGTGGGGGCCGGTGACGAGGAGGCCGTCGGAGCCGGTGACGAGGCGGCGGTCGCCGGGGCGTCCGCGGCGACGGCCGTGACCGGTGCGAACACGAGGACCGCGGCGAGCGCTGCCCCACCCACGGCACGGGTCGATCGACGAGCGGGACGGCGTCGAGGGCTGTGGGTCACCTGGCAACGATAGGCGGCGACCGGTCACGACGGGGTCACGATCCCGCCTCCCGTTCGAGGGACTCGCGGACGAGGCGGCTAGGCGGCCCGGCGCCCCGGGGCCCGTGCTCGTCCGGGCGTCAGGTGGCCGGGCGTCTGACGGCCGGACGTCAGGCGGCCGGGCCGCCCTCGGCCTCGGCTTCGGCTTCGGCTTCGAAGACGAGTTCGCGCAGCACGGGGGCGAGCTTGGCGTCGAACGCCCCCGTGTAGTGGGTGAAGTCCCGCTTGACGGGCACGTCGTCGACGAAGGCGGGGCAGAGCCCGTCGACGCAGAGGAACCGCGACGTGTCGACGAGGGAACCGCCCAGGGCGCTCATCGTCTTCTGCGTCTCGGCGAGGTTGGCGGCGTGATCCGCCGACACGGACGAGATGCAGTCGACGGGCGAGCCGCCCGGGCGGTAGCAGTCGTCGAGCGACCGGTGTGCCGGCGGGGGCGTGACGAACACGGTGCGCGTCGCCGCGCCGCCCACCGACTCGAGCTGGCGCTGCAGTGCCTCGGCGTACTCGCGCGGCGTCACGGGTGCGCCGGTGTCGGCGTGTTCGAACGGGACGAAGGAGTTCGTGACGACGAGCAGGTCGGGTGCCGTCTCGACGATCGTCCGGACGGCGTCGGCCTGGTGGGTGGTGCAGCTCTCGGGGTCGGAATTCTGGGCGACGGCGAGATCGACGAACGGGCAGCCGAACAGGGGCAGCGCGACCAGGCGCCACCCGCTGTCGTCCGGTTCGACGATCTCGACCACGGCATCCAGCTCGGCGGCGGCCGTCGAGTCGCCCACGAGGACGACCGTCTTGTCGCCGGTGCCGAAGGTGCACTCGGCGCGCGGCAGGGGCAGATCGACGCGACCGCAGTCGTTGTTCGCCCCGAACGGCATGGTGTCGCCCGGGTCGGGGGTCAGCGTCGGCCACGAGGTCGCCGCCAGCGCGGCCCGGACCGACTCGGCCATCGCCCCCTCGGCCGGACCGACCGGACCGGAGCCGTCGACGCCGTCGCCGTCGGCACCGCCGTCGGACGCCCCGGCCTCGACGGAGGCCCCGAGGCCGGTGCCCCCTGCGACGGGCGGGAGCACGGGCGGCGCCGCCACGGGCCGGACCGAGACCACCGCGGCCACCACCATCACGACGGCCAGCATGCCGAGGCCCCCGAGGGCGGCCCGACCGGCGGACGGCGCCTGGTCGTCGGCCCAGCGACGCCACAGCCGACGACGGCCCTCGCCCCGTCGCGGGGCTAGCAGGGGCGACGAGATGAAGGGCTTCTCGACGAGGTGGTGACCCACCACGGCGAAGCCGAGCGACAGGGGGTAGGCCAGCAGCTCGCCCTCGGGCACGACCGCGCGGATCATGACGACGATCGGGAAGTGCCAGAGGTAGAGCGAGTAGCTGATCGCACCCAGGTAGTCGGTGACCCGGTTCGCCAGGGGCGCCGGTGCGACGGCCCCGGGCACGCCGCCGCCCACGACGACCGCCAGGGTCGCGACCACGGGAAGCGCTGCCCACGGGCCCGGGAACGCGGTCTGCCCGTCGACGACCACGACGCTCGCCAGGATGCCGACGAGACCGAGCCAGCCGAGCGTCGTGCCGATCGCCCGCGGCAACCGCCGGGTCAGCGGAACGGCCAGCGCCGCCAGGGCACCGAGCCCGAGTTCCCAGACCCGGGTCAGCGTCGAGAAGTAGGCGCCCGTCGGGTCGCCCGCCGTGTCGACCACGGCCCAGACGAACGACGCCGCGCAGAGGGCGGTGATCACGGCCGCGAGCACGAGCCGTCGGCCCGACCCCGACCCCGTGCCCGCCTCGCGGGAGACGG
It encodes the following:
- a CDS encoding acyltransferase family protein translates to MSDSTPHRPPSAPSSSRRGGASSTGGGSAAFRRDVQGLRAVAVVAVVLEHVSGWPHGGFVGVDVFFVISGFLITGLLLREHARTGRISLADFYRRRVRRLLPAALVVVAATLLAATVLLPDRRVVGLGIDALYSLAFVANWHFAAVGTDYFTADGPVSAFQHLWSLSVEEQFYAFWPLLVIVVLGFGLRRPGRPAAVSREAGTGSGSGRRLVLAAVITALCAASFVWAVVDTAGDPTGAYFSTLTRVWELGLGALAALAVPLTRRLPRAIGTTLGWLGLVGILASVVVVDGQTAFPGPWAALPVVATLAVVVGGGVPGAVAPAPLANRVTDYLGAISYSLYLWHFPIVVMIRAVVPEGELLAYPLSLGFAVVGHHLVEKPFISSPLLAPRRGEGRRRLWRRWADDQAPSAGRAALGGLGMLAVVMVVAAVVSVRPVAAPPVLPPVAGGTGLGASVEAGASDGGADGDGVDGSGPVGPAEGAMAESVRAALAATSWPTLTPDPGDTMPFGANNDCGRVDLPLPRAECTFGTGDKTVVLVGDSTAAAELDAVVEIVEPDDSGWRLVALPLFGCPFVDLAVAQNSDPESCTTHQADAVRTIVETAPDLLVVTNSFVPFEHADTGAPVTPREYAEALQRQLESVGGAATRTVFVTPPPAHRSLDDCYRPGGSPVDCISSVSADHAANLAETQKTMSALGGSLVDTSRFLCVDGLCPAFVDDVPVKRDFTHYTGAFDAKLAPVLRELVFEAEAEAEAEGGPAA
- a CDS encoding S8 family serine peptidase; translated protein: MTHSPRRRPARRSTRAVGGAALAAVLVFAPVTAVAADAPATAASSPAPTASSSPAPTAGVPELSAPASSATPAAAPAAPAAPAAAAVDAMNYVVNAVPGAVTTEAASAAVVAAGGTVLARWDEIGVVTARSTAAGFVDRVRASSSVESAGPTRTAAVRATPDADAGGDAESSAVPSTGVQATGLAERVADVADPGEERRWNDQAVHAAEARAVQPGTPAVLVGVLDSGIDATHPDLVSQVDPAASVGCSVDGVADPDPAAWAPSSDAATSTREHGTHVAGIIAAADDGRGVVGVAPGVRLASVKVVDADGFIYPEYAICGYMWAAQQQMDVTNASFFVDPWAAWCSADPDQAPALDAVARAVAWSQHEGVLDVAAAGNATVGAVAVDLAHKTADSLSPNDSTPQPGRDVSQGCSQLPAEVDGVVTVSSAQQGGSSIEKSRFSNYGAGVVDLTAPGAAVLSTVPGGGFAALSGTSMAAPHVAGVAALLASVHPGATPAELRDLLARQAGGETPSEYFGAGMVDAFAAVTEDRGRGAVAVAPDGVLQAGAAATLRGAGFVPGETVRAEGDAFDDSTSTVADQRGRVQLPVRLSPGTPTGPLSFSVVGSSGSGAVVDVEVQEALAGPVVTSPADGDRLPSGQAVVVEGTSIDSARVAVTVEPAGSPPAGDLPAGDLPATARALAAAPAAAESSTVRAEQDGTFRATFAGLAAGAWQVSAVTWTVDDVVSATGTAVLFAVDPVPAPVPGDEAGVPAEPGAAPAGPGSASPTPGSSPGEAVVPTGAPGRPLAADPARASSAALAWTGSEPGPVALAALLIVAFGVVGVGVGRRRRVDETR
- a CDS encoding FtsX-like permease family protein — protein: MTAGGLVARRQVLRRLREYVMVVLLIALPVAGASGAAVLVASAMPTTRQEITSTLGQTAARVHWTGYETRQSVRGLNQWSGDEVTYRPPADVVPGVERTLTLRTLWTRVGTSPAGVVIGPVTDPAFEGRYVLERGRAAERGDEVLVTPALARDDGLETGSTTTVHRVPGADGPRDLEVTVVGIMSEVGGGTDDRQVFARDDLAAGLPDPSSTTSASSTSSEQYLVGDAVDWDEVRELGRAGFVVWSAAVVADPPPEGTPGLESEAGYGSTGTYAALGVVFAVFAGAEVALLAGAAFGVGARRQRRTLAVLAAVGADQRTLTRIVTRQGVWVGVVAAVTGLAVGVDLGIGVVALARRAGVDVGPFAFWGVHVPGVVVAGIGLFAVAVSWIAAVVPARRAARVDVMDSLRGGTASGAVDAASDRGRGRRSAVLAGVLVVGGVLACFGAGWVSYATSVPVGSRWWWAAFVGLAVSAVAALVGVLLLVPALVRRLGRASTLAPMPLRLALRDASHGAARTAPAVAAVTTAVFVAVFGVSMSTAAARQSEDSFYRPYPAGTVAISYDQASDLRVPGGSPEAASLDSAAVAAVARGLPVSDRAVWQTPVPSGYDSNGAPVAVDAVTPWAVLTVPDRCDSSTGRLEGLSSREAQRITDADPACDYPLGSFTSQDNIIVTDEDGLAVTLGAAPSTAARAAFESGGVIAFDPSLVVDGEATIGLATPADVVDGFDASATPSTSVSLPAVVQRPTTLSTGAVLMSPGTAERLGFELTQRAVVMVTDRQPTEDEAAGLRAAVTTATDGRATVETSPVDRGLDLALVLALLATTLVCAAAAAVALGLARAEGLSDQVTMQAVGGTDAQRRAMSFWQGVVVVGTGAVLGTILGLVPTGAMVWASDLPFAPPWWVLAVVAVGLPLVVAAGSALTSRRPASLVRRPVLD